A window of Pseudophryne corroboree isolate aPseCor3 chromosome 1, aPseCor3.hap2, whole genome shotgun sequence genomic DNA:
gggggggctggtatgttactgtgtgctggtggggagataaagtgaaatataactgtgtactggggggctggtatgttactgtgtgctggggtgggggggagataaagtgaaatataactgtgtactggggggctggtatgttactgtgttctggggtggggggggggaagataaagtgaaatataactgtgtactggggggctggtatgttactgtgtgctggggtgggggggagataaagtgaaatataactgtgtactggggggctggtatgttactgtgtgctggggtgggggggaagataaagtgaaatataactgtgtactggggggctggtatgttactgtgttctGGGGtgtggggaagataaagtgaaatgttACTGTATACTGGGGTCGGGGGAggatatactggtatgttactgtgtgctggggtgggggggagataaagtgaaatattactgtgtactggggtcggggggggactggtatgttactgtgtactggggggggggctggtatgttactgtgtgctggtggggagataaagtgaaatataacTGTACTGGggggctggtatgttactgtgtgctggggtgggggggaagaTAGTGAAATATAACTGTGTACTGGggggctggtatgttactgtgtgctggggtggggggggagataaagtgaaatataactgtgtactggggggctggtatgttactgtgttctggggtggggggaagataaagtgaaatgttACTGTATACTGGGGTCGGGGGAggatatactggtatgttactgtgtgctggggtgggggggagataaagtgaaatattactgtgtactggggtcgggggggactggtatgttactgtgtactggggggggggggctggtatgttattgtgtactggggtcgggggggatatactggtatgttactgtgtgactgtgtgctgggggggctggtatgttactgtgtactggggtcggagagggatatactggtatgttactgtgtgctggggtggggggagataaagtgaaatattactgtgtactgggggggctggtatgttattgtgtactggggtcgggggggatatactggtatgttactgtgtactgggggggctggtatgttactgtgtactggggtcaggggggatatactggtatgttactgtgtactggggggggctggtatgttactgtgtgctggggtgggggggagataaagtgaaatgttactgtgtactggggtgggggggggagaactggtatgttactgtgtgctggggggactggtatgttactaTGTGCTGGGGTCGGGGGGGAGAAAAAGTAAAATATTACTGTgtaatggggtggggggggggagaactggtatgttactgtgtgctggggtgggggggagataCAGTGAAATATTACTGTATACTGGGGATGGGGAGGTTGggtctggtatgttactgtgtgctaggGTAGGGGGGATAaactgaaatattactgtgtacaggGGTCgggggggggataaactggtatgttactgtgtgctggggtggggggtatAAAGTGGAATATTACTATGCACTGGGGttggggggataaactggtatgttactgtgtgctgggttggggggataaagtggaatattagtgtgtgctggggtggggggtggaTAAAGTGTCATATAATGGATGGTGgtgatagtgtagtgtgtgcggggagtgggctgCAGGGTAGCTGTGGTGTAGcgtgtggggaggggggattaattgcttaattagtcattgtggCGAGGTAGATGAAAAAAAAATCTCTTATAAGCCATGTCTCGCACagccttatcagggctaattgaatagccccccggAGACACAATTACCCGCGATCAATGACCGTGGGTAATAGAATACCTCCATATGTTGTGTAAAGGTCACTAGGAGTGACAGATTTTACTTATGGACTACAGGGCTGcatccccccagtaaaatctgtcacccgcagggactgcctagcagtggcagtgacttactGTACCATAGGAAGTGTTTCTCttcatgcagagccggccttaggcataagcaaactaggcaaatgcctagggcatttggtatgcttaggggcaccagcagcttctgcggattaaaatgatatgcggaatgcctatattctgtgtgtgactgcggctgtatctgcatacgaaatgctacattgcagtgtattcctggaaatcactgtaatgtagcatttcgtatgcagatacagtcgcagttgcacacagaatataggcatgctgcatatcattttaatcagcagcagctgcttgtgagtcctagtcacatagtaatgcaaataaaatgcattttcataaacaaaaggtgccaaaCGTTAGCCGAGctgtcagctgactcatgccagacatctcctgcagaactagcggcggtgctagggggcacctgccaaaatcttgcctagggcatcatattggttagggccggctctgtcttcaTGGTACTGTAAGTCCGGACTTGTAATGTTTCAATTTTTGTTAAATGCAGTTTCTCCACTGCCTGCCACCTGCTGCCTCTCCACagccgtcacctctctctcctgtcacccactcactctcatcctctccccgtcacctctctctccagtcactctctccgtcacaacccttccccatcacctctctctcctatcaccctctccctgtcatccaaccctctccttgtcacctctatctcctgccaccctctccctgtcatccaaccctCTTAACGTCACCTCTctttcctgtcactctctcccagtcatccaaccctctctcctgtcaccctctccctgtcacccacccctctctgcatcacctctctctcctgtcgaactatccctgtcacccactgattctcaccctttccccatcacctctctctcctgtcacccactgacgctcaccctctccccatcattcTCTTttgtcaccctctgcttgtcaccatCTCATCGTCACCTTCCAGTTCTCACTGTTGCCCATTGcctctccctagcttcactctgtgcccgtctcccactatctctcactgtagctaccctctccctgtcacccactgacattCCTGTTACCCACTTACTCTCACCCTCTACCCGTCACCCTTTCTCTCCTGCtatcctctctctcacacacccgtGATCCATACGATCGTATGGTGTGTGCACTCCCACTAACTGGATGCAGCTAGTCGCAAGCGCAATGTGGCTGCTTGTGGGTAGGAGGCCgcaaaatttagagtttgcaggtgggcgctgaacaccctagcaccggccctgtgtgtcaggctgctgtgcgtgtgtgtgtttgtttgtgtgtgtgtcaggccactgtgcataTGTCCATGTGCATGTCAGGCTGCCGTGTGTATAtgtcagctgctgtgtgtgtgggtgtcaggccaatgtgtttatgtgtgtgtatgtcaactgctgtgtgtgtgtgtgtgtgtgtgtgtgtgtgtgtgtgtgtgtgtgtgtgtgtgtgtcaggtgactgtgcatatatatgtgtgtgtgtgtgtgtgtgggtgtcaggccaatatgtttatgtgtgtgtgtatgtaaactgctgtgtgtgtgtgtgggtgtcaggtgactgtgcatatatgtgtgtgtgtgtgtgtgtgtgtgtgtgtgtgtgtgtgtgtgtgtgtgtgtgtcaggctgctgtgcgtgtgtgtgtgtgtgtgtgtgtgtgtgtgtgtgtgtgtgtgtgtgtgtgtgtgtgtgtgtgtgtcagctgctGTACTATGTGTGGTGTTACTGCCATTAGTAGGAGATAGAAAAACATTTACTTTGAGCTCTAACAATAATCTACTGTAAACCTGTGTAAACGTACCACTAAAACATtggggattttgtcatattttgatcaaaacatataAGGTTGCAGCCCACGTCAGGGGACCCCTACATTCTTCTAGTCCCTAATCTAACATATACTGtatgcccagcacaccattacattgcagttacatgtactcccaGCTACAGAGGGGAACATCTATACAGAGCTGGCGTGTGAGCCGCACCCAACTAGGCCTGTCATAGCCTTAATTGTAAGATGCCGTGCTATAACAGAAAATAAATATGCCCGCACTCGgtgttacccatattgtacatggtaccagctgtgtggcaCTATTCAtgccatatatttatataaaagagaaAGACATTTGCTGTCagctctaacaataatatactgcaaatctgtgtgtagcAAATAAAATGGGGTTTTatcatgttttgatcaaaacatttaagcttgcagcccacgtcaagggaccccaatattctgcaagtccctcacctggtctatatgcatttaggcagcaggtggtgcttctaccgggagcaggaggcagctggtggtgctactGCCGGGATGAGCAGGCAGCAGAtggtgcttctaccgggagcaggaggcagctggtggtgctgctgccgggatgaggaggcagctggtggtgcttgtgccaggaggaggaggcagctggtggtgcttgtgccttgaggaggaggcagctggtggtgctactGCCTAGAGGAGGATACACCAGCTGGTAGTTTGCCTTGCGCAGGTCATTGTTGTCCACATGTCACTGGTAAAGGAGAATCCTGTGAACAGGCGCTCATCCTCTGAagatattgcagattctgtagGTGAGAGCAGGTCATCCAACGGTATAGCTTCAGCCATTGTCTCTGGGGTAGGATACATGGTAAATGGGGGAGTTATCCTGCCGGCCTCTAGTTGCTTCCAGTTTATGGACTTGAAGAATGGATGACATTTGATGTTACTACAGAGTTTCTGCCTTTCCTCTGGGTCTTTGCATAAGAGTCTTTCAAGGATGTCCCTAATCTCTGGATGGAGATTGCTCGGATAGCGTGGAGCATCTTGCCTAATAGACAGCATAACCTCGTCAGAATCATCGCCAGCATGAAAGGGGTATACTCCGGTAGCCATTTCAAATAATACTACCCCGAATGAAAAGAGGTCTACCGTGGTGTTATATGGGATGTTAGAGGTAATCTCTGGGGCCATGTAATACAGAGTCCCAGTTTGTCCTGAGATTTTCTTATCACCATGGACATTCATCACAGAGAGGCCAAAATCTGCGATTTTGACATGGCCAGCTGCATCCAGAAGTATATTGTCTGTCTTAATGTCCCTGTGGACAATGCCTCTTGTGTGCAGGAACTGCAGCCCACAGAGTATTTCTGCTGCAAAAAATCTGATGGTAGGAACATCAAATGGGCCTCTGCGCTGTATTAATTGGAAGAGGTTTCCCCCACTCAGGTACTCCATTACAAAGAATATATGGCCCGGTGTGTGGAACGCTGCATATGTGTGCGGGAAGAATGCACTCTCCCCAGTTATTTTCAGCACCTCTTTCTCTACACACATGGAGTATTTCTTAATGCTCTTCACTTCTTGACTCTTTTCTATTACTTTCACTGCCAGACGCTGTTTGCTGATGGAATGGGAAGCTAGGAACACCTTCCCAAAGCCGCCCTCTCCAAGCATTCTGTGGAAGGTCAAACTGTCTAGAAGGTGAGACGCAGCTGTAGTTTCTGGGGTGCTGGCTACGGATATCCCACTTGCATCTGCCGATCTCCTCCTTTTGTTGCCAGTTTCCTCACTTATGTGAGTTCTCTTTATGCCCCTCCGTCCTGATGCCTGGGGTATGATGGGCATGCTGGGTCCCTCGCCTGGACTATCATGATGTtcctcctctttctttttcttacaCGTTCCACTGTCCCCTGTCCTGTCTGAGGGTCTTTTAGAGGCCATTCTCTTAAGCATGACCTCAGTTCTGCCACTGCTGGTCTTTCTCATCTTCCTCATAGTTGGGGACTCATCTGATGACTCTCTTGTTCTCTTCTTTTGAAGAGTCTTTGATGCTATCTCAGTTGACTGGTTCTCCTCACGCACCTGGATGTCTCCTGCCAATTCAATTTTGGAAACATCGCCTCTCTCCTCACATatatcctcctccttcttcctcttgCTAGGAGCCGCTAGCTCCTTTATAGCAGACCCGTTGTTATTTGGTCGCTTTCTCTTTTTTGGATCCATATTGTAGAAACAATATAAACAAATTTGCCAAGGGCAAAGAAAAGCAGCTTCACACTGGAATAGGTGAAGATACACTAATGGAAATTATGTTCATGAGCCACTGAGCcagcagccagtgacatcacaaagcttggtgacatcacaaagcagcattgtgacatcatcagcagctGCTGTAGGTCCAGTGTCACTGCCTGCTACCTGCTGTCCCTATAATATAACCAGGTTTTATGTAAGAAAAGTCCCTGACACACTTGGTGCTCTAGGATGAGAATTTTGGGGGCAATTTTTGTGTTTCTTTTTCCCTAGTAGAGTCAGGTGATAGTAAATACTAAGGAAAAACTTCCGCACACATCTTATTACTTTCCTATATTTGTTATTGAACCAAATAAGGTCTGCAGACTTATTTTTACACAgattaataaattataattattatcaGTTAATTATAAAGCATCAATATATTCTGTTGCCCTTCACAATGGGAAcaaacagtatataatatgtaggaataatatgtttttaggttgggagtgccaagatataatttcatttttgCTCCTGTAAATAGCTGGATGTCACCTCAGGGGCAGATGGACTTACCTGccgcaccacctacctgacagagaGAGATTATAAGGTCACGGTGATGCCCTTATGTTAAGGCTGAATAGAATAAAATGGAATTATTCCATAGGGAATTCCTGAGAGGggtcatggtgtttgaggggctgcaACTAAAGTTATTGGACGTACTGAGATGAAATCCGGCATGAATGTGGAGACCCGTCACTTGGTGCGGCATGCCAAATTTGAGGGCACATAAATACAAAATGAGTCATTGGGAACCATCTAAAGATGACAATGACAGCGTTTTCCTTCCACTTCCTCTTTGGTCAAACTGACCCTTTCCTGCTGCAGTCTATGAGGGATATTTGGGAAGgtataactcagggtagaggatgaATTATGacttggggggaaatttactaacgcttctaaaacagaaaattggtgaggttgcccatagcaaccaatcagatgctgtctataatttttctaaaaggcaatagagaaatgatagcatctgattggttgtctCGAGCAGAGCCGGATTATGAGAGGGGCGACATCGGCGGCCATCCTGGGGCTcccacacattaagggcccccaAGACCCCTGCTTTCTAAATTGAAACAGTCTCCCGCAGCCGCCGAGGAGCTATACAGCACACGCCGGCAGCGGCCGCTGAGGAGCTCTAATTTCAGCACATGCCGGCGGCTCAATCAGTGTCTCGGGGATTTCCCTTCGCtatcccgcgagacactgactgagtcGCCGGCGTGTGCTGCTGTTACCGGCCAGGCTGAGGCGCGTCCATGgagatgataaagctaaatatttatcttatataaaaccctttatgaggtctaagaacactggccctcattccgagttgatcggtcgcaaggcgaatttagcagagttacacacgctaagccgccgcctactgggagtgaatcttagcttcttaaaattgcgaccgatgtattcgcaataatgcgattactaactacttagcagtttcagagtagctccagacttactctgcctgtgcgatcatttcagtgcttgtcgttcctggttgacgtcacaaacacacccagcgttcgcccaggcactcccaccgtttctccggccactcctgcgttttttccggaaacggtagcgttttcagccacacgcccctgaaacgccgtgtttccgcccagtaacacccatttcctgtcaatcacattacgatcgccggagcgaagaaaaagccgtgagtaaaaatactttcttcatagtaaagttacttggcgcagtcgcagtgcgaacattgcgcatgcgtactaagcggattttcactgcgatgcgatgaaaaagaacgagcgaacaactcggaatgagggccactgtacgctatttacgtatgaagtaccgtaagggtacgctcgttgcgtaacaatcgctttgccgtggtcgagacgctcaagcgtcacgttcgctcacggccaagagatcacaggcaggcacgctattggctgctgactaacgtaatggttcactatagcgtaacgggcgctgtatcgggagcgggctgctcgagcgatacagacgctcacgagaatacgctgttggtatcgggcacacttataggtgagcgactaccgtaatgctacgttatcagcgtagcggacgctcgagaccacgaggagatcacgagcggcgcagacgctcacaatgttaaacctttatatctaaaccataaacaatgaaatatgctgtaaaaccttagtgtagagatagggtgtagatgcaacacagtgtaaccttgttaacttaaaagctgtttgagcgtcaccgacgctctgagaatacttaacactataagaaatacacagatactgtgcttagggtccaacgtctaatatatatattatgaatgctatacttgcaaaagaattaatacaatacaagtcatacactacaatataacatagactacctaaccagataactacacaggaaatataatacaattactatttaaagaaaaataagagagaaagaggagaagagagagagagagagagattggcccacaataacaagaagatcaatatagttgcggagaaacacttacgcacaaggggaaacgatcgcatgcgcctctggacatccagctcccgattttcagcaatgataaccgttgaagagtgagagctggatgtgatcggcctgtctatttatgccccacacacaatgcaattcaatggtccctacaatctcattgttcattggacacaggaattcctcctcgcattataacaaaaggtcataggttgattcatacaggtgggccgtgactatttccaacagctcaggtgggagggaaactgggtttcccgccgcatggataagtaagtgcaaatacagtaaatgttcataaacttcttatgtccataactattcgcacgagcgattaatccgcttcaaaccaacaccggaatattgctaattaaatactcttccgatgggtactaaacaccactgtattactcctgtctgacccttcgtatcaaacaaagagggatttctctgttcacgaacattctatattaaccaaactttcagaatctatcaaagggaccatgatctacaaaatacattatatagtgaaaatatgtaacgattgagtcgcacgctacgatcacataaactctaccgtaaatacgcataccgtgcgcctgcgggtgcccgcgactgtgagtatgcgcacgtacgggagagcgtacgcatgcgcagcacggacctgtgtgaggtgcaaatatggtagtgtgcatagagatatttttctgactttgacagtccaccctttggcagtcaacaataactgccaccttctaaaacatttcaaaaagagaaaaatatatgtcaggggttaatacatttacatggttgggtaggggaggagaggagaaggtaggaaaagggtatgacctagtgagatagcagaagcatgtgtgtatgaatccgtgcttgggggtcatgtatcatcgtgccgtacgtgttttaaatcaagcttcgaggtattgcgaagtatacattcgaattccttcttatcccgtggtacgggtctgtggatgggctgtcaaactttaccgagctcttttcggctttggttgtaacaaaatgggggagcacattttagttgatgatacatgaatgggggagatatgtgattgctgatatctgtgcctatattccctatcgactatgtgtgtcattacctgagggttgtagaaatgaagaaaagacataattacggtaaatgcggtggtattctatgtcaggtaaatgtacattcgtcgattgaggtcttgtttggtgtctgttgaatgcagtcttctttgtgcttttgcccataaggtgcgagcaaaagctgtcaatgtccatagatttacaaaagtgttgggctagcgtaattttaaaatttctagggaaactggggatccatggcatagttcatcaaaaatctgtgtatcaggttgtcaaaacttcttctttaatccatctgttgtctgtatatcggctcatgaaattcctcgtccaagtgggtctttttaccttggagaaaacggaaaaacaggtgaaagaaacggaccgtagaaatcgcattttcatcacatcattgtttctttttcatccactaggggtcactggagtactcttgggatatggacggcttccaccggaagaaggcactgaataaattaatttttgagactactcctcccctccatatcctgcagcacttcagtgttttttctgtgctcgacacagttagaaggcatagtggagctcatccacaaagtattggaatttttttctaagttttttttttttcttcaatttccacgtcctttccccccttctaacaggcgtgggtcagggacagtggaagcggctgagtagccgtgagtgtcggacctctctgtaaagagctccctcactccacttgcaggctgcctgcaggaaagctggacggagcttggatgaaggccccgtcatagacttttgtcacggtccaggtatgttgggttggggcggtcagcgcttgctgccgctccactgttgggggggtactcaccgctgcccggagcacgtgtacatgggccgcttcacggtccatgcggcgcgctctcactctccggctcccagcatcctaaaagaccgctgctccctgcgcagcagcagcgctgcttggctacacagacacgccgttatgctgtgtgtggcgggcgggagcacgtgtgcatgggccgctccacggctccatgcagcacgctctctgcttccgccatccgcccgcagcagccgaggagttccgttgtccggggtctacagtcaggccgctcacacggccctttgcaaaacttccacaggcccagacccggtgctgtacacggaggtcgtgggagtgggggggggggagactttaacagtatttggcagtgcaagaaatgcttaatatgtttaaatgttctcctgtctgttccaggtttcctatttttacatctcggctaagagtggtactagaggaattttggggtcagttttcgtatttctggcaggcactgcacttgcctagatatataccaggaactttggtgttattactgagtcgtgcagtctgtctgtgtggagtttgtattgtctgtcttcataatgagtaagacaccagcaaaatctaagaaacatttgtcatgtcatgtctgtaagagtgtgttgcctgatggatccaccacatgtacagcatgtgttgttaatacagccataaatacgatttccattccagaagtaaaggcatctcaggacccgccatgggctttacttgcagatgtattagttggtttacaatcagaactggccgcctctcgtgaagaaagagaggcggcaagatctgagtttaagatgagaccatttgagttacctggggagtctcaaactggtcataagtccaccttgagtggaaaagataagtttccttttcctactaattttcctgtctctgggatactagacctcactgaacaggagtacgaggagggcgaaatagaacaacagtcagaaggtgacgactttgacagcccaggtattgacaatctcatcagagcagttcgtcagtcgctggagtttacggaaactgaggagccactgacgaatgatgaggtagtctttactaaacgacagagatctccgatgtgtttccctatctcggaatctcttaataaaatgttactggagtcacggaaaaatccggacaaacggttttctattcctcgtagatttaaatcgagttacccgtttccagaggctaaggtccatgtacacagcaactggagtgctgttaagacctgggttggttggcatttgggttactaaagctttaatggtatggataaaagagctcaagtcggctctgcaagatgatcatcttatacttctcgcggatcaaatctgggaagc
This region includes:
- the LOC135070015 gene encoding protein kinase C delta type-like; its protein translation is MDPKKRKRPNNNGSAIKELAAPSKRKKEEDICEERGDVSKIELAGDIQVREENQSTEIASKTLQKKRTRESSDESPTMRKMRKTSSGRTEVMLKRMASKRPSDRTGDSGTCKKKKEEEHHDSPGEGPSMPIIPQASGRRGIKRTHISEETGNKRRRSADASGISVASTPETTAASHLLDSLTFHRMLGEGGFGKVFLASHSISKQRLAVKVIEKSQEVKSIKKYSMCVEKEVLKITGESAFFPHTYAAFHTPGHIFFVMEYLSGGNLFQLIQRRGPFDVPTIRFFAAEILCGLQFLHTRGIVHRDIKTDNILLDAAGHVKIADFGLSVMNVHGDKKISGQTGTLYYMAPEITSNIPYNTTVDLFSFGVVLFEMATGVYPFHAGDDSDEVMLSIRQDAPRYPSNLHPEIRDILERLLCKDPEERQKLCSNIKCHPFFKSINWKQLEAGRITPPFTMYPTPETMAEAIPLDDLLSPTESAISSEDERLFTGFSFTSDMWTTMTCARQTTSWCILL